One Catharus ustulatus isolate bCatUst1 chromosome 2, bCatUst1.pri.v2, whole genome shotgun sequence genomic window carries:
- the F10 gene encoding coagulation factor X produces the protein MRKGDIERECNEERCSKEEAREAFEDQEKTEEFWNIYVDGNQCSSNPCHYGGHCKDGIGSYTCTCLDGYQGKNCEFVIPKFCRINNGDCEQFCSVRRDVRKDVVCSCADGYALAEDGKSCVAKVKYPCGKIFVPRNKRSVLSPADYSNGTSDQGDPPANETSTEEYFAITTESPTLPPNNRTSSKTPYVDTRIVGGDDCLPGQCPWQAVLLDEQGEEFCGGTILNENFILTAAHCINQTKEIKVVVGEVDREKKEQSESMHTVEKMLVHSKFILETYDNDIALLKLKEPIRFSEFIVPACLPKADFANEVLMTQKSGRVSGFGREFEGGRRSKKLKVLEVPYIDRNTCKQSTNLAITENMFCAGYETEKKDACQGDSGGPHVTRYKDTYFVTGIVSWGEGCARKGKYGVYTKLSRFLRWVRTVMSL, from the exons ATGAGAAAAGGGGATATTGAAAGGGAATGCAATGAGGAGCGCTGCTCAAAAGAAGAAGCAAGAGAAGCTTTTGAAGACCAGGAGAAAACT GAGGAATTCTGGAACATCTATGTAG ATGGGAACCAATGCAGTTCAAATCCTTGTCACTATGGTGGCCACTGTAAAGATGGAATTGGTTCCTACACTTGCACCTGCTTGGATGGTTATCAAGGCAAGAACTGTGAATTTG TCATACCAAAGTTCTGCAGAATAAACAACGGGGACTGTGAGCAGTTCTGCAGTGTCAGGAGAGATGTACGGAAGGATGTAGTGTGTTCCTGTGCAGATGGGTATGCTCTAGCAGAGGATGGCAAGAGCTGTGTTGCAAAAG TAAAATACCCTTGTGGAAAAATTTTTGTGCCAAGGAACAAAAGGTCTGTTCTTTCACCTGCTGACTATAGCAATGGAACAAGTGATCAGGGAGACCCTCCTGCAAACGAAACCAGCACAGAGGAGTACTTTGCAATTACCACAGAAAGCCCAACCCTTCCACCTAACAACAGAACAAGCAGCAAGACTCCCTATGTCGATACCAGGATAGTTGGTGGGGATGACTGTCTTCCTGGCCAATGCCCATGGCAG GCTGTTCTGTTAGATGAGCAAGGAGAAGAGTTTTGTGGTGGAACTATTCTGAATGAGAATTTTATACTTACTGCAGCTCACTgcataaaccaaaccaaagaaatCAAAGTTGTTGTTG GTGAAGTggacagagagaagaaagaacagTCTGAATCAATGCACACTGTGGAAAAAATGCTTGTACATTCCAAATTTATTCTTGAGACTTATGATAATGACATCGCCTTATTAAAGCTGAAGGAACCTATCAGGTTTTCGGAGTTCATCGTTCCAGCATGTCTCCCCAAAGCAGATTTTGCTAATGAAGTTCTGatgacccaaaaatctgggaggGTTAGTGGCTTTGGGCGTGAATTTGAAGGTGGTCGAAGATCCAAGAAACTGAAAGTGCTCGAAGTCCCCTACATAGATAGGAACACTTGTAAGCAATCCACTAACTTAGCTATAACTGAGAACATGTTCTGTGCTGGttatgaaacagagaaaaaggatgCTTGCCAAGGAGACAGTGGTGGCCCCCATGTGACCAGATATAAGGATACTTACTTTGTGACTGGAATTGTTAGCTGGGGTGAAGGATGTGCAAGGAAAGGCAAATACGGTGTCTACACCAAACTGTCCCGGTTCTTGCGTTGGGTTAGAACAGTCATGAGTTTGTAG